Proteins found in one Crassostrea angulata isolate pt1a10 chromosome 3, ASM2561291v2, whole genome shotgun sequence genomic segment:
- the LOC128177413 gene encoding RIIa domain-containing protein 1-like: MTEVLPVVYFSIAMADKPKHMPPHGMEPYDLGGDDNLGALSQEQQEKLNKFKVKTRMENEKYLRDHPEVECLIAGFLGDVLSQRPEQIKDFAAEYFTNPELPEQLQQQLQLRQTRIKQNRVLQKI; encoded by the exons ATGACAGAAGTACTTCCGGTTGTTTATTTTTCCATAGCGATGGCGGACAAACCTAAACATATGCCACCTCATGGCATGGAGCCGTACGATCTAGGAGGAGATGATAATCTAGGTGCATTAAGCCAGGAACAGCAAGAGAAACTCAATAAATTTAAG GTAAAGACACGAATGGAAAATGAGAAATATCTTCGAGACCACCCTGAAGTAGAATGTCTCATTGCTGGATTTCTTGG tGATGTCTTAAGTCAACGGCCAGAACAGATCAAAGATTTTGCTGCAG AGTATTTCACCAACCCTGAACTACCAGAACAGCTCCAGCAACAGTTACAGCTCCGACAGACTCGAATCAAACAGAACCGTGTCCTCCAGAAGATTTAA